The Micromonospora sp. M71_S20 genome has a window encoding:
- a CDS encoding DNA-3-methyladenine glycosylase I, with the protein MTDLVIGADGLPRCGWGHSTPDYAAYHDTEWGRPLRGDDALYERLTLEAFQSGLSWLTILRKRPAFRLAFDGFRIETVAGYGDNDIARLLGDAGIVRNRAKIEAAVANARAALELPEGLSALLWSFAPPPRPARPTSFAEVPALTAESTAMAKALKKRGFRFVGPTTAYALMQATGMVDDHLAGCHVVAARSA; encoded by the coding sequence GTGACTGACCTGGTGATCGGCGCCGACGGGCTGCCGCGATGCGGCTGGGGGCACAGCACCCCCGACTACGCCGCCTACCACGACACCGAGTGGGGCCGGCCCCTGCGCGGCGACGACGCGCTCTACGAGCGGCTCACGCTGGAGGCGTTCCAGTCGGGGCTGTCCTGGCTGACCATCCTCCGCAAACGTCCCGCGTTCCGGCTGGCCTTCGACGGGTTCCGGATCGAGACCGTGGCCGGCTACGGCGACAACGACATCGCCCGCCTGCTCGGCGATGCCGGCATCGTCCGCAACCGGGCCAAGATCGAGGCGGCGGTCGCCAACGCCCGGGCGGCGCTGGAGCTTCCGGAGGGGCTCTCCGCGCTGCTCTGGTCCTTCGCCCCGCCGCCCCGGCCGGCCCGACCCACGTCGTTCGCGGAGGTGCCGGCGCTGACCGCCGAGTCCACCGCGATGGCCAAGGCGCTCAAGAAGCGGGGCTTCCGCTTCGTCGGCCCGACCACGGCCTACGCGCTGATGCAGGCCACGGGGATGGTCGACGACCACCTTGCGGGCTGCCACGTCGTGGCGGCGCGGTCGGCGTGA
- a CDS encoding SRPBCC family protein, which yields MTGPESGDDLRDVAQPGAGEVTATVIVDAPAERVFAALTAWERQSDWIPFTTVRVVEGDGGEGSLIEAVTAFGPAVLRDEMRVVRVDAPYEVGVVHCGKLLRGPGVLRCTPLERDRTQVVWHEWFHLPGGPAGRVAWPVLWPGSKFSLSQALRKFGRLVEQGRLP from the coding sequence GTGACCGGACCGGAATCCGGCGACGACCTGCGCGACGTGGCGCAGCCCGGCGCGGGCGAGGTCACCGCCACGGTGATCGTCGACGCGCCGGCGGAGCGGGTCTTCGCGGCGCTGACCGCCTGGGAGCGGCAGTCGGACTGGATCCCCTTCACCACCGTCCGGGTGGTCGAGGGCGACGGCGGCGAGGGCAGCCTGATCGAGGCGGTCACGGCGTTCGGCCCCGCCGTGCTGCGCGACGAGATGCGGGTGGTCCGGGTGGACGCGCCCTACGAGGTGGGCGTCGTGCACTGCGGAAAGCTGCTGCGGGGCCCCGGCGTGCTCCGCTGCACGCCGTTGGAGCGGGACCGCACCCAGGTGGTCTGGCACGAGTGGTTCCACCTGCCCGGCGGGCCGGCGGGCCGGGTGGCCTGGCCGGTGCTCTGGCCCGGGTCCAAGTTCAGCCTGAGCCAGGCGTTGAGGAAGTTCGGTCGGCTGGTGGAACAGGGCCGGCTCCCCTGA
- the folP gene encoding dihydropteroate synthase yields MAGALRLGGRTFGPDELVVMAIVNRTPDSFFDRGATFAQDSALRAVERAVEEGAEIIDIGGVKAGPGAEVDVAEEIRRTVETIAAVRAAFPDVVISIDTWRAEVAVEAVAAGADLLNDTWSGADPALAQVAARTGAGLVCSHAGGLAPRTRPHRAAFADVVADVLTTVTGLAERAVALGVRADGILIDPAHDFGKNTRHSLEITRRLGELSGTGWPLLVALSNKDFIGETLDLPVAERLEGTLAATAVSAWLGARVFRAHQVRPTRRVLDMVASIRGDRPPTLTRRGLA; encoded by the coding sequence ATGGCGGGGGCGCTTCGGCTCGGTGGGCGCACGTTCGGCCCGGACGAGCTGGTGGTGATGGCGATCGTCAACCGCACGCCGGACTCGTTCTTCGACCGGGGCGCGACCTTCGCCCAGGACAGCGCGTTGCGCGCCGTGGAGCGGGCGGTCGAGGAGGGCGCCGAGATCATCGACATCGGCGGGGTCAAGGCCGGTCCGGGCGCCGAGGTCGACGTGGCCGAGGAGATCCGTCGCACGGTCGAGACCATCGCCGCCGTCCGGGCCGCCTTCCCCGACGTGGTGATCTCGATCGACACCTGGCGGGCCGAGGTGGCGGTGGAGGCGGTCGCGGCGGGGGCCGACCTGCTCAACGACACCTGGTCCGGCGCCGACCCGGCACTGGCCCAGGTGGCGGCGCGAACGGGTGCCGGCCTGGTCTGCTCGCACGCCGGCGGCCTGGCGCCCCGGACCCGCCCGCACCGCGCGGCCTTCGCCGACGTGGTCGCCGACGTGCTCACGACGGTGACCGGGCTCGCCGAACGCGCGGTCGCGCTGGGCGTACGCGCCGACGGGATCCTGATCGACCCCGCGCACGACTTCGGCAAGAACACCCGCCACTCGTTGGAGATCACCCGCCGGCTCGGCGAGCTCTCCGGCACCGGCTGGCCGCTGCTGGTGGCCCTGTCGAACAAGGATTTCATCGGCGAGACGCTGGACCTGCCGGTGGCCGAGCGGCTGGAGGGGACGCTCGCGGCCACCGCGGTCTCGGCCTGGCTGGGCGCCCGGGTGTTCCGCGCGCACCAGGTCCGCCCCACCCGGCGGGTGCTCGACATGGTCGCCTCGATCCGGGGCGACCGCCCGCCGACGCTGACCCGGCGCGGCCTCGCCTGA
- the ndhC gene encoding NADH-quinone oxidoreductase subunit A: MTGYLGSYATLGLLLLASVLFFVTAFSANRVLRPARPADPFGKRTSYECGLDPVGADWAQMQIRYYVYAYLYVLFAVESVFLFPWAVVFDRPGFGMVTVVEMAVFVAVLALGILYAWRKNILRWS; encoded by the coding sequence GTGACCGGTTACCTGGGCTCGTACGCGACGCTCGGGCTGCTGCTGCTCGCCAGCGTCCTCTTCTTCGTTACGGCGTTCTCGGCCAACCGGGTGTTACGTCCTGCCCGTCCGGCGGATCCCTTCGGCAAGCGCACCAGCTACGAGTGCGGCCTCGACCCGGTCGGCGCCGACTGGGCGCAGATGCAGATCCGTTACTACGTGTACGCGTACCTCTACGTGCTGTTCGCCGTGGAGTCGGTGTTCCTCTTCCCCTGGGCGGTCGTCTTCGACCGGCCGGGATTCGGCATGGTCACGGTCGTGGAGATGGCGGTCTTCGTCGCGGTGCTGGCGCTCGGCATCCTCTACGCCTGGCGGAAGAACATCCTGCGCTGGTCCTGA
- a CDS encoding 2-oxoacid:acceptor oxidoreductase subunit alpha, which translates to MTKQIRQLDRVVIRFAGDSGDGMQLTGDRFTSETAQLGNDISTLPNFPAEIRAPAGTLPGVSSFQVHFADYDILTPGDSPNVLVAMNPAALKANLADLPRGADIIVNTDEFTKRNLAKVGYQSNPLEDDSLAGYVVHPVALTSMTVGALAEQAVSKKDAERAKNMFALGLLSWMYNRPYESTLRFLERKFAARPELVAANVAAFRAGWNFGETTEDFAVRYEVKPAKMRPGTYRNITGNAALSLGLVAAGVRSGLPVFLGAYPITPASDILHELSKHKRFGVLTMQAEDEIAAVGAALGASYGGSLGVTTTSGPGVALKSETISLAVALELPLVIVDVQRAGPSTGMPTKTEQADLNMALYGRHGEAPVAVIAPKSPADCFHAAIEAARIALTYRTPVILLSDNYVANGSEPWLLPDVESLPDLRVEFATKPNGDDGTTFLPYLRDPQTLARPWAVPGTAGLEHRIGGLEKADKTGDISYDPANHDFMVRTRAARIETIPVPDVEVEDPDGDARVLVLGWGSTYGPIGAACRGLRQRGHAIAQAHLRHLAPMPANLGTVLRSYDRVVVPEMNLGQLAHVIRAKYLVDAIGYNQVRGLPFTAAELETMLEEVLKNV; encoded by the coding sequence GTGACCAAGCAGATCCGTCAACTGGACCGGGTGGTCATCCGGTTCGCCGGTGACTCCGGCGACGGCATGCAGCTCACCGGCGACCGGTTCACCTCGGAGACGGCGCAGCTGGGCAACGACATCTCCACGTTGCCGAACTTCCCGGCGGAGATCCGGGCTCCCGCCGGCACCCTGCCGGGCGTGTCGAGCTTCCAGGTGCACTTCGCCGACTACGACATCCTGACCCCCGGCGACTCGCCGAACGTGCTGGTGGCGATGAACCCGGCGGCGCTCAAGGCGAACCTCGCCGACCTGCCGCGGGGCGCGGACATCATCGTCAACACCGACGAGTTCACCAAGCGCAACCTGGCCAAGGTCGGCTACCAGTCGAACCCGCTGGAGGACGACTCCCTCGCCGGCTACGTGGTGCACCCGGTGGCGCTGACCTCGATGACGGTCGGCGCGCTCGCCGAGCAGGCGGTGTCCAAGAAGGATGCCGAGCGGGCCAAGAACATGTTCGCCCTCGGCCTGCTCTCCTGGATGTACAACCGGCCCTATGAGTCGACCCTGCGCTTCCTGGAGCGCAAGTTCGCCGCGCGCCCCGAGCTGGTCGCGGCGAACGTCGCGGCGTTCCGGGCCGGCTGGAACTTCGGCGAGACCACCGAGGACTTCGCGGTCCGCTACGAGGTCAAGCCGGCGAAGATGCGGCCGGGCACCTACCGCAACATCACCGGCAACGCGGCCCTGTCGCTCGGCCTGGTGGCCGCCGGCGTCCGCTCCGGGCTGCCGGTCTTCCTGGGCGCCTACCCGATCACCCCGGCGTCGGACATCCTGCACGAGCTGAGCAAGCACAAGCGCTTCGGCGTGCTCACCATGCAGGCCGAGGACGAGATCGCCGCGGTCGGCGCGGCGTTGGGCGCGTCGTACGGCGGCTCACTCGGCGTCACCACCACCAGCGGCCCGGGCGTGGCGCTCAAGAGCGAGACGATCTCCCTCGCGGTGGCGCTGGAGCTGCCGCTGGTCATCGTCGACGTGCAGCGGGCCGGTCCCTCCACGGGCATGCCCACCAAGACCGAGCAGGCCGACCTCAACATGGCGCTCTACGGCCGCCACGGCGAGGCCCCGGTCGCGGTGATCGCGCCGAAGTCGCCGGCGGACTGCTTCCACGCGGCCATCGAGGCGGCCCGGATCGCGCTGACCTACCGCACGCCGGTCATCCTGCTGTCCGACAACTACGTCGCCAACGGTTCCGAGCCGTGGCTGCTGCCCGACGTCGAGTCGCTGCCCGACCTGCGGGTCGAGTTCGCGACGAAGCCCAACGGCGACGACGGCACCACGTTCCTGCCCTACCTGCGCGACCCGCAGACCCTGGCCCGGCCGTGGGCCGTCCCGGGCACCGCCGGGCTGGAGCACCGCATCGGCGGCCTGGAGAAGGCCGACAAGACCGGCGACATCTCGTACGACCCGGCGAACCACGACTTCATGGTGCGCACCCGGGCGGCCCGGATCGAGACCATCCCGGTGCCGGACGTCGAGGTCGAGGACCCGGACGGCGACGCCCGGGTGCTGGTGCTCGGCTGGGGCTCCACGTACGGGCCGATCGGCGCGGCGTGCCGGGGCCTGCGCCAGCGGGGCCACGCCATCGCGCAGGCGCACCTGCGGCACCTCGCCCCGATGCCGGCCAACCTCGGCACGGTGCTGCGCTCCTACGACCGCGTGGTCGTCCCCGAGATGAACCTCGGCCAGCTCGCCCACGTGATCCGGGCGAAGTACCTGGTCGACGCGATCGGCTACAACCAGGTCCGCGGCCTGCCGTTCACCGCCGCCGAGCTGGAGACGATGCTGGAAGAGGTCCTGAAGAATGTCTGA
- a CDS encoding 2-oxoacid:ferredoxin oxidoreductase subunit beta encodes MSEPVALKLTAKDFKSDQEVRWCPGCGDYAILAAIQQFMPELNIPRERIVFVSGIGCSSRFPYYMNTYGMHSIHGRAPAIATGLSASRPDLSVWVVTGDGDALSIGGNHLIHALRRNVNLKILLFNNRIYGLTKGQYSPTSEVGKVTKSTPAGSADAPFNPLSLALGAEATFVGRTIDSDRKHLQSVLRAAAEHQGSAFVEIYQNCNIFNDGAFDQLKEPATRDDFLIRLEHGQPITFGKDGQFCVVHPPGGFGLEVRETASVSPGEIVVHDATVTDPAYAFALSRLPGLDLRNTPIGVFRSVDRPSYDSVVQEQLAEAKAKVTETPEQQLAGLLASGDTWTIL; translated from the coding sequence ATGTCTGAGCCCGTCGCCCTCAAGCTCACCGCCAAGGACTTCAAGTCCGACCAGGAGGTGCGCTGGTGCCCCGGCTGCGGCGACTACGCGATCCTCGCCGCGATCCAGCAGTTCATGCCGGAGCTGAACATCCCGCGCGAGCGGATCGTCTTCGTCTCGGGCATCGGCTGCTCGTCCCGCTTCCCGTACTACATGAACACCTACGGGATGCACTCGATCCACGGCCGCGCCCCGGCGATCGCCACCGGCCTGTCGGCCAGCCGGCCCGACCTGTCGGTCTGGGTGGTCACCGGTGACGGTGACGCGCTCTCCATCGGCGGCAACCACCTGATCCACGCGCTGCGCCGCAACGTCAACCTCAAGATCCTGCTGTTCAACAACCGGATCTACGGCCTGACGAAGGGGCAGTACTCGCCGACCTCCGAGGTCGGGAAGGTCACGAAGTCGACCCCGGCCGGCTCGGCCGACGCGCCGTTCAACCCGCTGTCGCTCGCCCTCGGGGCCGAGGCCACCTTCGTGGGCCGCACCATCGACTCGGACCGCAAGCACCTCCAGTCGGTGCTGCGGGCGGCGGCGGAGCACCAGGGCTCGGCGTTCGTGGAGATCTACCAGAACTGCAACATCTTCAACGACGGCGCGTTCGACCAGCTCAAGGAGCCGGCCACCCGCGACGACTTCCTGATCCGGCTGGAGCACGGGCAGCCGATCACGTTCGGCAAGGACGGGCAGTTCTGCGTCGTGCACCCGCCCGGCGGGTTCGGCCTGGAGGTCCGGGAGACCGCGTCGGTCAGCCCGGGCGAGATCGTCGTGCACGACGCGACGGTCACCGACCCGGCGTACGCCTTCGCGCTGTCCCGGCTGCCCGGCCTGGACCTGCGGAACACCCCGATCGGCGTGTTCCGCTCGGTGGACCGGCCGTCGTACGACAGCGTGGTGCAGGAGCAGCTCGCCGAGGCGAAGGCGAAGGTCACCGAGACCCCGGAGCAGCAGCTCGCCGGCCTGCTCGCCAGCGGGGACACCTGGACCATCCTCTGA
- a CDS encoding TrkA family potassium uptake protein, giving the protein MIHFPAQRRGPLSALSLRLAAAIGLVFATVAVVYLDRDGYRDVNEDALTLLDCFYYAVVTLSTTGYGDITPVSQTARLINVVYITPARVIFLIILVGTTLEVLTEQYRTGRRLSRWRRAVKDHVIICGYGTKGRSAVSALLENGLDKSRIVVVERSGPALRQATSAGLVAIEGSATRSSVLNEAHVRNAKAVIIATDSDDASVLVALTVRQLTAGQVRIIAAAREAENAPLLKQSGAHHVIVSSATAGRLLGLSTSAPPLIDVVEDLLTPGQGMALAMRSAERSEVGRSPRELESLVIALVRRGKVVTLADKAGAVIETGDMLVHVRDDRPQATTAP; this is encoded by the coding sequence GTGATCCACTTTCCCGCCCAGCGACGGGGCCCACTGAGCGCGCTGAGTCTCCGGCTGGCCGCCGCCATCGGCCTGGTCTTCGCCACCGTCGCCGTGGTCTACCTCGACCGGGACGGCTACCGCGACGTCAACGAGGACGCGCTGACCCTCCTCGACTGCTTCTACTACGCGGTGGTCACCCTCTCGACCACCGGCTACGGGGACATCACCCCGGTCAGCCAGACCGCCCGGCTGATCAACGTCGTCTACATCACGCCGGCCCGGGTGATCTTCCTGATCATCCTGGTCGGCACCACCCTGGAAGTGCTGACCGAGCAGTACCGCACCGGGCGCCGCCTGTCGCGGTGGAGGAGAGCCGTGAAGGACCACGTCATCATCTGCGGCTACGGCACGAAGGGCCGCAGCGCGGTCTCCGCCCTGCTGGAGAACGGTCTCGACAAGTCCCGGATCGTGGTGGTGGAGCGCAGCGGTCCGGCGCTGCGGCAGGCCACCTCGGCCGGCCTGGTGGCGATCGAGGGCTCGGCGACCCGCTCGTCGGTGCTCAACGAGGCGCACGTGCGCAACGCCAAGGCGGTGATCATCGCGACCGACAGCGACGACGCCTCGGTCCTGGTGGCGTTGACCGTACGGCAGCTCACCGCCGGGCAGGTGCGGATCATCGCCGCCGCCCGGGAGGCGGAGAACGCACCGCTGCTCAAGCAGAGCGGCGCCCACCACGTGATCGTCTCCTCGGCCACCGCCGGCCGGCTGCTGGGCCTGTCCACCTCGGCCCCGCCGCTGATCGACGTGGTGGAGGACCTGCTCACCCCCGGCCAGGGCATGGCGCTGGCGATGCGCTCCGCCGAGCGCTCCGAGGTGGGCCGCTCCCCCCGGGAGCTGGAATCGCTGGTCATCGCCCTGGTCCGGCGGGGCAAGGTGGTCACCCTGGCCGACAAGGCCGGCGCGGTCATCGAGACCGGCGACATGCTCGTGCACGTACGCGACGACCGCCCGCAGGCGACCACGGCCCCCTGA
- a CDS encoding helix-turn-helix domain-containing protein yields the protein MSLLRRVIGGVLRRLRLRQGRTLREVAEAAGVSVPYLSEVERGRKEASSEVLAAICRALGIHLSDLLEEARDDLRRVEPRIPAAPRAGLARLERAEVGRPDAAPAARVAPRAGGPLLHLAPRPGGTTLRVGRPTSAVHGRSGPRTRVALGCGRARAGARALTVV from the coding sequence ATGTCGTTGCTGCGACGAGTGATCGGCGGGGTGCTGCGCCGGCTCCGGCTGCGGCAGGGCCGCACGCTGCGCGAGGTGGCCGAGGCCGCCGGAGTGTCCGTGCCCTACCTCTCCGAGGTCGAACGCGGTCGCAAGGAGGCCTCCTCGGAGGTGCTCGCGGCGATCTGCCGGGCGCTCGGCATCCACCTGTCCGACCTGCTCGAGGAGGCGCGCGACGACCTGCGTCGGGTCGAGCCGCGCATCCCGGCCGCGCCCCGGGCCGGCCTGGCCCGGCTGGAGCGGGCGGAGGTCGGCCGGCCCGACGCCGCCCCGGCCGCGCGGGTCGCGCCCCGGGCCGGCGGCCCCCTGCTCCACCTGGCTCCGCGCCCGGGCGGCACGACCCTCCGGGTCGGGCGGCCCACCTCCGCCGTGCACGGTCGCTCCGGCCCGCGTACCCGCGTCGCGCTGGGGTGCGGACGGGCACGGGCGGGCGCGCGCGCATTGACCGTCGTCTAG
- a CDS encoding ClpP family protease produces MIGLDVRMLDGGQPSFGDQVFDRLLKERIIFLGTEVTDASANQICAQMLLLAAEDPERDIVLYINSPGGSVSAGMAVYDTMRFVRNDVATVALGFAGSMGQFLLCAGTAGKRYALPHSRIMMHQPSGGMGGTAADITIQAENMLHVKRTMQELIARHSGRSLEEIQRDWDRDRWFTAEEAREYGLIDRVVTKAEQLPAS; encoded by the coding sequence ATGATCGGTCTCGACGTGCGGATGTTGGACGGCGGGCAGCCGTCCTTCGGCGACCAGGTGTTCGACCGGCTGCTGAAGGAGCGGATCATCTTCCTCGGCACGGAGGTCACCGACGCCTCGGCGAACCAGATCTGCGCCCAGATGCTGCTGCTCGCCGCCGAGGACCCGGAGCGGGACATCGTGCTCTACATCAACTCGCCGGGTGGCTCGGTGAGCGCCGGCATGGCCGTCTACGACACGATGCGGTTCGTCCGCAACGACGTGGCCACGGTGGCGCTCGGCTTCGCCGGCTCGATGGGGCAGTTCCTGCTCTGCGCGGGCACGGCCGGCAAGCGTTACGCGCTGCCCCACTCGCGGATCATGATGCACCAGCCGTCCGGCGGGATGGGCGGCACCGCCGCCGACATCACCATCCAGGCGGAGAACATGCTGCACGTGAAGCGGACCATGCAGGAGTTGATCGCGCGGCACAGCGGGCGCAGCCTGGAGGAGATCCAGCGGGACTGGGACCGCGACCGGTGGTTCACCGCCGAGGAGGCCCGCGAGTACGGCCTGATCGACCGGGTGGTCACGAAGGCCGAGCAGCTCCCGGCGAGCTGA
- a CDS encoding class I SAM-dependent methyltransferase, which produces MTEPEHLHDTRSSYDTLAVDYAERFQDKPVANPWERAVLTAFADLVRAGGNGPVADVGCGPGRLTGYLYGLGLDAFGIDLSPRMVEVARRAHPDLRFKVGAMPGLELPDASLGGVVAWYSTIHVPDDLLPATFADFHRALTPGGHLVLAFQVGDEPLHLTEAFGHPVSLEFRRRRPDRVADLLADAGLDVRVRLVREPETFGSQPERTPQAYLVARRPAG; this is translated from the coding sequence GTGACCGAACCGGAGCACCTGCACGACACCCGCTCGTCCTACGACACCCTGGCCGTCGACTACGCCGAGCGGTTCCAGGACAAACCGGTCGCCAACCCGTGGGAGCGGGCGGTACTCACCGCCTTCGCCGACCTCGTACGCGCCGGCGGGAACGGGCCCGTCGCCGATGTCGGCTGCGGCCCCGGCCGGCTCACCGGGTACCTGTACGGGCTCGGGCTGGACGCGTTCGGCATCGACCTCTCCCCGCGGATGGTCGAGGTCGCCCGCCGGGCCCACCCCGACCTGCGCTTCAAGGTGGGCGCGATGCCCGGCCTGGAGCTGCCCGACGCCTCCCTCGGCGGCGTCGTGGCCTGGTACTCGACCATCCACGTCCCGGACGACCTGCTCCCGGCCACCTTCGCCGACTTCCACCGGGCGTTGACGCCCGGCGGTCACCTGGTCCTGGCGTTCCAGGTCGGCGACGAGCCGCTGCACCTGACCGAGGCGTTCGGCCACCCGGTCTCGCTGGAGTTCCGGCGCCGCCGACCGGACCGGGTCGCCGACCTGCTGGCCGACGCGGGGCTGGACGTGCGCGTCCGGCTGGTACGCGAGCCCGAGACCTTCGGTAGCCAGCCGGAGCGCACGCCGCAGGCGTACCTGGTGGCCCGCCGGCCCGCCGGCTGA
- a CDS encoding zinc-binding dehydrogenase, which translates to MRAIRLHEFGPPGNLVLDDLPDLTPHPGQVRIAVSASGVHLLDTTLRRGEAGGPLPLPDLPTVPGREVAGVVDGLGEGVDEAWRGKRVVAHLGMVPGGYAEQAVTAVGSLYAVPPGLTDAEAVAAVGTGRTALGIFELEPPTADDVVFVPSAAGGVGWLLTQAARTTGATVVAAARGADRTAKLRELGADLVVDYGRPDWADVVRDRVGGLSLVYDGVGGAVGRAALELTRPGGRFMMFGWSAGEATRIGTDDVVGRGLTVGWLGQRIRALPGGIPALAARSLELAGQGWWRPLVSTYPLADAATAHADLEGRRALGKVVLTVAG; encoded by the coding sequence ATGCGCGCCATTCGGCTTCACGAGTTCGGTCCCCCCGGAAACCTGGTGCTCGACGACCTGCCCGACCTGACACCCCACCCCGGCCAGGTCCGGATCGCCGTGTCGGCCAGCGGCGTGCACCTGCTCGACACGACCCTGCGCCGGGGCGAGGCCGGCGGCCCGCTCCCGCTGCCCGACCTGCCCACCGTCCCCGGCCGGGAGGTCGCCGGCGTCGTCGACGGGCTGGGCGAGGGCGTGGACGAGGCGTGGCGCGGCAAGCGGGTCGTCGCGCACCTGGGCATGGTGCCGGGCGGGTACGCCGAGCAGGCGGTCACCGCCGTCGGGTCGCTGTACGCCGTACCGCCGGGGCTGACCGACGCCGAGGCGGTGGCCGCGGTCGGCACGGGCCGGACGGCCCTCGGGATCTTCGAGCTGGAACCGCCGACGGCGGACGACGTCGTCTTCGTGCCGTCGGCGGCCGGCGGGGTCGGCTGGCTGCTGACGCAGGCCGCGCGGACGACCGGCGCCACCGTGGTGGCGGCGGCGCGCGGGGCCGACCGGACGGCGAAGCTGCGCGAGCTGGGCGCGGACCTCGTGGTGGACTACGGCCGCCCGGACTGGGCCGACGTGGTGCGGGACCGGGTCGGCGGCCTGAGCCTGGTGTACGACGGGGTGGGCGGCGCGGTCGGCCGGGCCGCCCTGGAGCTGACGAGGCCGGGCGGCCGGTTCATGATGTTCGGCTGGTCGGCGGGCGAGGCGACCCGGATCGGCACCGACGACGTCGTCGGCCGGGGCCTGACCGTGGGCTGGCTGGGGCAGCGGATCCGCGCCCTGCCCGGCGGCATCCCGGCGCTGGCCGCCCGGTCGCTGGAGCTGGCCGGGCAGGGCTGGTGGCGACCGCTGGTCTCGACCTACCCGCTGGCCGACGCCGCCACCGCGCACGCCGACCTGGAGGGGCGCCGGGCGCTCGGCAAGGTGGTGCTGACCGTCGCGGGCTGA
- a CDS encoding helix-turn-helix domain-containing protein — protein MHVSVKTLQRDFTREFGMSYSQWRTRLRLRASLALLETRPVGEVAHRIGYASPSAFIAAFAREYGYTPGRAAAMRHASDVPQHRVRRATP, from the coding sequence CTGCACGTCAGCGTCAAGACCCTGCAACGCGACTTCACCCGCGAGTTCGGCATGTCGTACTCGCAGTGGCGGACCCGGTTGCGCCTGCGTGCCTCGCTGGCGTTGCTGGAGACGCGACCCGTCGGCGAGGTCGCCCACCGCATCGGCTACGCCAGCCCGTCAGCCTTCATCGCCGCCTTCGCCCGGGAGTACGGCTACACGCCGGGCCGCGCCGCCGCGATGAGGCACGCCTCCGACGTGCCCCAGCACCGGGTGCGGAGGGCCACCCCGTAG
- a CDS encoding RidA family protein — MIETMQMRPINPESVPEATGGYHNALEVQTAGRMLFISGQIPQTRDGHVPAAPEAQCRLVWDNIRAVLADAGMDVGNLVKVTTFLADRRHADVNTKVRNEVLGAHRPALTVIVTGIFDPEWIIEIEAIAVA, encoded by the coding sequence GTGATCGAGACCATGCAGATGCGGCCGATCAACCCCGAGTCGGTGCCGGAGGCCACGGGCGGTTACCACAACGCGCTGGAGGTCCAGACCGCCGGACGGATGCTGTTCATCAGCGGGCAGATCCCCCAGACCCGGGACGGCCACGTGCCGGCTGCGCCCGAGGCGCAGTGCCGACTGGTCTGGGACAACATCCGGGCCGTCCTCGCCGACGCCGGCATGGACGTCGGCAATCTCGTCAAGGTCACCACGTTCCTGGCCGACCGCCGGCACGCCGACGTCAACACCAAGGTCCGCAACGAGGTGCTCGGCGCGCACCGCCCGGCCCTGACGGTGATCGTCACCGGGATCTTCGACCCGGAGTGGATCATCGAGATCGAGGCGATCGCCGTCGCCTGA